The Raphanus sativus cultivar WK10039 chromosome 6, ASM80110v3, whole genome shotgun sequence sequence ttcaaaaattaataaaaatagaacataTTCCAATAAAAACAAATGTTATAGTAATTTTTAATGGCTTTATATAAATGTTAGCCATTTAGAGCATCAACACAcacatatattctttttttcatAAAGCACACAACATCAATcatgaaatataatttagtttaattttatcactaacttttaaataaataaatattataaatgcaAAACAAAAGTTTACACAGGAAATTCAGATAAATAATatgttatgtatatattatgATATTCAACTGTAATTAGGATGAGACTtctaaaacaacaaaacaaatctATTGCAACTTTGATTGTTGGAtctaaaattgaataatattatactaATGGTTTAGGAAGATTTAAATACGGATTTATACAGAGACCAACAATAAAATAcatcaaaatcatgaaaaaatgtttataaaatatcgTTATATATTGTTGAAAATTTCTcgacaaatttattttttctctctctttttatttattatcgtttttgtttttcaatcTTTTTAATGCTAAGATAATTTATACTGCCTACAATAATATCTTCAACACAAATAAATGGTTTTTTTCATAGAAATGGAATCAGAAAATATTAAGGAATAAAATGgagaaaatatatagaattaTCCAGAGGCCAAGGAGACTCCATAACAATAGCTAAAGACACGGAGGAGTGTTCATTAAAAAAAGccttaaataaacaaaacttaATTGTTAATGGCGTCTCGCAATCTTTTCTCGATCCCAACAATCTCACCTTCTCCAATCACACTCTCCCCATTCACCTCCCTCCCAAGACGCCTTGCCATCACCGCCCGATCCCACCACCGCCGTAGGAGACCTCCTGATAGGAGAGACATGTCCTCCTCCATAGCTTCAATCCCGGAGCTTCCTCGCAGAAGGGATTCAGAAGAATCTCTGCTTCTTGATTCCAGAATTAGTAAGTTGCATTCGAAAAGGTTCACACTTTCTTATGATTCATCAACTGGGTACATCGAAAGTTAGTGAATTTTACGATTGGTACTTCTCTGTCTCTAAATGTGTTGTTGTGTGTATGTATAGGTGTAGCTGAAGGAGATACAGTGAAGACAGATGTAGAAGGAGTCAGAGACGGTTCTGTTAGAACACAGACGCGTAAAGGAAGAAACTTTAGTAGCAGAAACAAAGTTCTGGGTGTTGAGTTGTCGCCAGACAATTTCGCTGTAGCGATGGTTTATTTTGTTCAAGGTGTTCTAGGACTCGCTAGGCTCGCTGTTAGTTTCTATCTTAAAGACGACTTGCATCTTGACCCTGCTGAGGTATTATCCTTGTAAATGCGTTCATGAACAAACAAATGTCTTTATTATAGGCTGACAACAATGTAATACCTATTTTGACTAGACAGCTGTGATAACGGGGCTTTCTTCATTGCCATGGCTTGTTAAACCTCTCTACGGATTTATCAGGTATATGGATGGCTCCTTCATCACCTCTCTACTATGGTGACTAGTAGAAAAGTTCTAAGGTACTTTGGTTTGTTTTGCAGTGATTCTGTGCCTCTATTTGGTTACCGAAGGAGATCGTATCTAGTTCTCTCAGGACTTCTTGGTGCATTCTCCTGGAGCTTGATGGCTGGTTTTGTTGACAGTAAATATAGTGCTGCTTCTTGTATACTTCTTGGTTCCCTCTCTGTCGCCTTTTCTGATGTTGTAAGCTTTCTAACCCATTAGATGGTTTAATTGATTGGTACTTCATCATATTGAACTGTTGAGTTGTTGTTATAGGTAGTAGACTCAATGGTGGTGGAACGTGCTCGTGGCGAGTCACAAAGCGTGTCGGGATCTCTGCAGTCCTTATGCTGGGGATCCTCAGCTTTTGGTGGAATCGTGAGTTCCTACTTTAGCGGCTCCCTGGTGGAGTCATATGGTGTCAGGTACAGTCCCTTGAAAGAAagctttcctttttttttctctctctatcaTGTGTCGTTAGATAACTAACTTGGTGGCATTCTAAAAGCTGTTAAACCTCAGGTTTGTATTCGGGGTGACAGCTCTACTACCTTTGATAACTTCAGCAGTTGCCGTTCTCGTCAACGAACAACGCGTGGTCAGACCAACGCCAGGGCAGAAGAAAGAGAACATAGCCTTGGTCAATCCCGGCTTTCTCCAGACCTCAAAGCAGAACATGATTCAGCTATGGAGTGCCATTAAACAACCTAATGTTTTCCTCCCAACCTTGTTTATCTTCTTATGGCAAGCCACGCCACACTCTGATTCTGCAATGTTTTACTTCACGTATGTCTCTCTCTTCCACTGAGATTGTATAGTTACTTGAGTTGTTAGCTAACGCTAAAACTATCTTCTCAGAACGAACAAGCTTGGCTTTACTCCCGAGTTTCTAGGAAGAGTTAAACTCGTGACCTCAATTGCTTCGTTGCTTGGAGTAGGACTCTACAATGGCTTCCTCAAAACCGTTCCTTTGAGAAAAATCTTTCTCGTGACAACCGTTTTCGGAACAGGCCTTGGGATGACTCAGGTTACTCTCTTACACCTCTTTCtttataagaagaagaaacctttTCCTTCTATATTAGTCACTAATCTTTATGTCTTGGCAGGTTCTCCTCGTGACTGGTTTCAACAGGCAGCTGGGAATAAGCGACGAGTGGTTTGCAATAGGAGACTCTCTGATCCTAACAGTTCTTGCACAGGCCTCTTTCATGCCGGTTCTTGTTTTAGCGGCGAGGTTGTGTCCAGAAGGAATGGAAGCAACTCTCTTTGCTACGCTTATGTCAATCTCCAATGGAGGCAGTGTTCTTGGTGGACTGATGGGGGCAGGGCTGACTCAAGTGTTCGGCATCACAAGAGACAGTTTTGATAACCTGTCGACGCTTATTATCCTGTGCAATCTTAGCTCGTTGCTCCCTCTGCCTCTACTTGGTCTTTTGCCAAAAGATTCTCCGGAAAATGTTGCTAATAAGGATGATGGAGACATTGAGATGAAATCTAATTAAGGAAGATGATGATTGTATCATTATCTTTTGGAGTTATGTGTGTATTCAGTTCCAACGGTTGTCATGTAACCAAAATGTTGTTCATtttacaaagaagaaaaaaataactacttttaatatattaggAATCTCAACAAATTAAGTTTATAACACGATTCTGGATTGAGCGCTGTGTTCATGCATAAAGATGAAAGTATCTCAGTTGCCGTTAAGTTACAACTGTGACAGTAGCACTGTTTCTTTGTTTTGACCTTGGGagcagataaaaaaaaacttcagatGAGTGAATTGGTTGAGTTTTAAATATGAGCTAGATAACATCAAAAAGTTGTCCCAAACATATCTCAAGTCAAGACATGTCCACTAAACAagaattaaataacaaaaaacaaagaaaacaagagGAAATAGCATCTGAAATCTGACTTTGCTGATTTTAGTTAGATTCAATATGCTTCTTGACGATGTTGAGTGCAGTTGTCTCCTCACCGTAATCCTGTAAAAGTAAACACACAGTAGCACGAATAAATAACCATAAGTCAACACACATTAAACAAGTTTCATGGATCAAGataagagtaaaaaaaaaagaaaagacccTTTACCTTGACAACAAGGCACGAGCATCCAACAACCTTCCTTGCATTGCCCTCTGAATCGATCTTGCAAAGCTAGCAACCAAACACattcattattaaaatatgaaagtctCATTTAACTCTTAGAGTATATACACGAAATCAAGACTACTTACACCAGCCCATTCACCGAGGGTTTTAGCACTTGGAACAGTAAGCAAGTTGATGTTGTGGTCAGCGCATAGAGCTTTGACAAGCTTGACGTAATCAGGCTGGTTGCAGTCTTCAGCCAAGACACAGAGCTGAGCAACACGCTTCTCGATAAGCTTGGCGCTTTCATGGAGACCACGGGTCACACCTCCGTGAGCACGGGCCTTCCTTAGAGTCAGCTCCAATGCAGTCAACAGATCCATGTCCTCTGGAATTGCAGCTGGCTCAGCAGCCGGAGGAACAACAACAGCAGGAGCAGCTTCTtccctaaaataaaaaaaatggagaGAATAAGACTACATACACAACACACATAGGCCTGTGGAAATTTAAGCGaacttaaaccaaaaaaaaattgttttcggTTCAAGTTTGGTTAAGAGTGCAGTTCAATTCGGTTGATTTTTAAACAAATCGTTATCCGTTAGTTCggtatttacaatatttataaataaaaaaattataatcaaattatattgatttattCCAAACTGaaatcatatccaaaatttGAACTAAAGTGACCGAATTTAAACGAAATTACTGAACTAATGGATAACGATTTTAACCAAGTGAAACTAGAATCGAACTGAGAATTGAAAATTTGGATCCAGTTCAGTAGAATTTTAGATAAACTAACTATAACGTAATGCCGAACCGGATCAAGTCTTTTCGGTCTTAACATTTTGGTAAGATTTTGTGTGAACCGAATTAACCCAAAACCAAATTATCCAAACCGAACTCTCAGGCTTACACACATTACAACTAACGAATCTTCCTAGGTTAAACCTAAATGAACAAAACAGAATATGATGTAATAAACTAACTCTAAATGAATCTTCAAACCCTGAAGTTCAGTATCTATCGCCGTTTCACGACACCTTTTACGAAATGGAGCAATGTCCAACATAGCTACATCGAAAGAGAAGCTTACCCAGACATGGTGAATTTTGGAAGATAAGCAAAAGTCCTTTTTGAATCTGCCAACAAAACCAAAGAACAACCTGATTCGTCAGTAAGCAAAGTCgttggaggaagaagaaagctCGACGATCATATACGTAGAACAGATCCAATGCGTATAGAAGAGTGAGTGACTAACCTTAAAAGAGAGTTAGAGAGACTACGACCACGACGAGGACGGAAGCGAAAATTGAGTAACGAATTTATATATTAGGTTTTACAATGATTTTACAGTATTGGGCCTTTTAATGGGCTTTAAGAGAACATTTAGTTCAGTTAGAAATCTTCTCGCTTCCTACAATGCAGATCTTTCATTTCATCAGATGATGATTAGTTTATTAAACAAAGCAGAATCCAGATCCACTATGACAAAAGCTTTGCTCTAAAAGCCTCTCATGTAGGTAGCTATCCTTAGATCACTTGTCTTTATATTCTCCAATCAGACTCTTCTTTCTATATTGTTGCTTAGTCACGTAGCAATTTCAGTTACAGCCTGCTCATGTCTAAAATCTAAcgataaaatttatttctatatgaCTTTCACACTGACTGTATTTGTCTTTCTCGAATCAGACTCTTCTTTCTAACTTGTTGCTTAGTCATATAGCAATTTCAATTCTAGCCTGCTCATGCCTAAAatctaataataaaatttatttcaataAGGATTTCAATTAATTTTGCAAACAGATTGTGCcatttgaattttgtttaaTGATATCATATACATCACTATTTGGATGCCAATTATAGAGGATAGATCCGCCAATGAAGTATGAAACAACCTTAATTTATGTAATATGATGTAAGAAACGAAACATCTAAATAAATCACACAAACACTTGATGATTATATTACAAAGAACCCATTATACAAAAAATGACTGATTCAAAGCCAGAGCACAAAGTACAAACACATACAGTCCATGGAGACAAAGCAGAACGAAGAGGGAGATTATAGCATTCACACAacacaaaacatataaacatgAATCTAAATAAACCTATTTATAACATAGAAAAACAtatcttctttttatttcaGTGACCATTTTCAACACAAAATCCATGCAAAACACCAGCGTACTTCTCTGGCACAGAACCATTGAAGAGATTCTCCTGGACACTCATAAATGCACGCGAAGTTAGCAAGCTATCCGATCCCGCCTGGTGAGAAACCCCCGAACGCTCAACTCCAAGCAGGTCCGCCAACTTGCTCAGACCACCACGAAAATCGAAGAACTTCATCAAGTGCTTAATGTCGTAAACCCTCGGGAAATACACCTTAATCATGTCATCGAATCCCTTCGGCGTCTCCGGCAGTTTCTCCTCGATCAATATCTTCAGCAAGTAAGCGAAATCGTACAGGCCGTGAAACGTAACCCAGTGAACCTTCTCGTTTTTCACGACCCCCGAAGACAGAAAATGCTCTGCAAAGCGTTTCGAATCGACGCCGTCTTTGTGGTTTTTATCGAAATCGATGCCTGCATCAAGGAGAAGCTTGCGGGAGTCGGGAGCGTAGATGGAGCAGGTGGGATCGAACTCGCGGAAGTTGAACTGCCAGATGCAGTACTTGTCGGAACCACATGTCGGGAGGTTTCCTTTCTCGTCCGAGAATGTGAGGCCGAGCTGAATCATCTTGAGCAAGTTGACGTTCGTTCTCAGTGTTCCGTAATGATACTCGACGATGGTGTTGTCGTCTTTGATCGGTCTAAATACGGTTCCGGGGAACTCCGTGTCCATCGCGACGTAAGGGAAGTCGTCGACGATCTCGCGAATCAGAGCCATTTCTGCCTCGAGGTTGTCGCTCCATACCTCGCGGATTTGAATCGAATCGTCTTTCGGCAACAGCGACATGATGATGAATCTAGAgcaagaaaaaaacatgaatcaGAAGACTTTCAATCGAAAGATACCATACATATATAGATAGAGTGTGAGAGGAGGTTAAGTCCTCTGTTACGAACCTTGAAATTAAGAAAGCCACGATCACATAGATAAAAGAATATATCAATTCGTACAAAAGACTGCAGACTAACCTTGTAAGAGAAAAAAGAGGCTGCGAAGACGACGCTGAACAAGGTATGCGAAAATTGAATAGCCAGTTTATATAGTAGGGTTAACACTTAATAAAGCACTACATAATCCACTATGACATGCCAGAGCATTAATCTAAGGCATTAATTGGTGGAGCATTAGTATAAATACTATgatctttattatttaatcaacaattattataaaaatatttagaataataTTCAGAAGATGCAaatgtttccaaatattttttactaatgttttaatataaaatttttgataaaacatttgcatttaaaatatataaaattattttatttaataatatcataaaattatatatatgacacttgaatatgtatttttaagtaaaaatataaaataggatatatta is a genomic window containing:
- the LOC108813064 gene encoding folate-biopterin transporter 1, chloroplastic is translated as MASRNLFSIPTISPSPITLSPFTSLPRRLAITARSHHRRRRPPDRRDMSSSIASIPELPRRRDSEESLLLDSRISVAEGDTVKTDVEGVRDGSVRTQTRKGRNFSSRNKVLGVELSPDNFAVAMVYFVQGVLGLARLAVSFYLKDDLHLDPAETAVITGLSSLPWLVKPLYGFISDSVPLFGYRRRSYLVLSGLLGAFSWSLMAGFVDSKYSAASCILLGSLSVAFSDVVVDSMVVERARGESQSVSGSLQSLCWGSSAFGGIVSSYFSGSLVESYGVRFVFGVTALLPLITSAVAVLVNEQRVVRPTPGQKKENIALVNPGFLQTSKQNMIQLWSAIKQPNVFLPTLFIFLWQATPHSDSAMFYFTTNKLGFTPEFLGRVKLVTSIASLLGVGLYNGFLKTVPLRKIFLVTTVFGTGLGMTQVLLVTGFNRQLGISDEWFAIGDSLILTVLAQASFMPVLVLAARLCPEGMEATLFATLMSISNGGSVLGGLMGAGLTQVFGITRDSFDNLSTLIILCNLSSLLPLPLLGLLPKDSPENVANKDDGDIEMKSN
- the LOC108813065 gene encoding 40S ribosomal protein S12-1, with the protein product MSGEEAAPAVVVPPAAEPAAIPEDMDLLTALELTLRKARAHGGVTRGLHESAKLIEKRVAQLCVLAEDCNQPDYVKLVKALCADHNINLLTVPSAKTLGEWAGLCKIDSEGNARKVVGCSCLVVKDYGEETTALNIVKKHIESN
- the LOC108809035 gene encoding probable CCR4-associated factor 1 homolog 7, yielding MSLLPKDDSIQIREVWSDNLEAEMALIREIVDDFPYVAMDTEFPGTVFRPIKDDNTIVEYHYGTLRTNVNLLKMIQLGLTFSDEKGNLPTCGSDKYCIWQFNFREFDPTCSIYAPDSRKLLLDAGIDFDKNHKDGVDSKRFAEHFLSSGVVKNEKVHWVTFHGLYDFAYLLKILIEEKLPETPKGFDDMIKVYFPRVYDIKHLMKFFDFRGGLSKLADLLGVERSGVSHQAGSDSLLTSRAFMSVQENLFNGSVPEKYAGVLHGFCVENGH